One Pararhizobium sp. IMCC3301 DNA segment encodes these proteins:
- a CDS encoding DUF3305 domain-containing protein has translation METRKIAMPLGIVIRRQPGSTRWAKWVWRVVAVLPGAGAADWTELRREGEIVEYHAATVPLELHRADAEAYMVSLSMEPPTVFVILRRDDDAQSPHEYVVHTATVSAYEAQDYQDSGEEIIEPVPMPAGLVAWVRSFTDAHFAQEEFKKRKRKRHFEDLKEDGIGDPRIRQAADIYRTPSQTKPSQTKPSQTKPAQTKPAQTKPAQTKPAQSGNARPDKPKETLH, from the coding sequence ATGGAGACCCGCAAGATTGCAATGCCGCTTGGTATCGTGATCCGCCGCCAGCCCGGATCGACGCGATGGGCCAAATGGGTCTGGCGGGTCGTTGCTGTGCTGCCGGGCGCGGGTGCCGCTGACTGGACCGAGTTGCGGCGCGAAGGCGAAATTGTGGAATACCATGCAGCAACAGTGCCGCTGGAACTGCACCGGGCGGATGCGGAAGCTTATATGGTCTCGCTCAGCATGGAGCCGCCCACAGTCTTTGTCATTCTGAGACGAGATGACGATGCTCAATCACCCCACGAATATGTTGTGCACACCGCAACAGTCTCGGCTTATGAGGCACAGGACTATCAGGACAGCGGCGAGGAAATCATCGAGCCGGTGCCCATGCCTGCCGGGCTGGTGGCGTGGGTACGCTCGTTCACGGATGCTCACTTCGCACAGGAGGAATTCAAAAAACGCAAACGCAAACGGCATTTTGAGGATCTGAAGGAAGATGGCATCGGCGATCCGCGAATCCGCCAGGCAGCAGATATTTATCGCACGCCTTCCCAAACCAAGCCTTCCCAAACCAAGCCTTCCCAAACCAAGCCGGCCCAGACCAAGCCGGCCCAGACCAAGCCAGCCCAGACCAAGCCGGCTCAATCCGGAAATGCCAGACCGGACAAACCCAAGGAAACCCTGCATTGA
- a CDS encoding DUF3306 domain-containing protein: protein MTAEDKPDASKDAAGQEFLSRWSRLKAEAKEKPVESEALQAEGEGSATSADMAPQLTPQQLEDMTDDELLQHFDLPEPDSLQQGDDFSAFMKAAVPARLRNRALRKLWLSNPALANVDMLVDYGDDFTDAAMIVPGMTTAYQVGRGIVRKLEDLAEHDVLEAADTESDVAGAVPDSAPEQQQVSVDDAATGHAQQNIDPVPDDHVSVPVDASGANEPLHSDSEEPGDAAVAVQRMHFRFEA from the coding sequence TTGACCGCTGAAGACAAGCCAGATGCCAGCAAGGACGCAGCCGGGCAGGAATTTCTCTCGCGCTGGTCACGGCTGAAAGCTGAGGCCAAAGAAAAGCCGGTTGAAAGTGAAGCTCTGCAGGCGGAGGGCGAAGGCTCTGCGACCAGCGCGGATATGGCTCCGCAATTGACTCCGCAGCAACTGGAAGACATGACGGATGATGAATTGCTGCAGCATTTTGATCTGCCCGAGCCGGACAGCTTGCAGCAGGGGGATGATTTTTCCGCTTTCATGAAAGCCGCTGTGCCGGCCCGTCTGCGCAATCGCGCCCTCAGAAAGCTCTGGCTCAGCAATCCCGCTTTGGCAAATGTCGACATGCTGGTCGATTACGGGGACGATTTTACAGATGCAGCGATGATCGTTCCGGGCATGACGACCGCCTATCAGGTTGGCAGGGGCATTGTCCGCAAGCTGGAAGACCTCGCAGAGCATGACGTTCTGGAAGCGGCTGATACCGAATCGGATGTTGCCGGGGCTGTGCCAGACAGCGCACCGGAACAGCAGCAAGTCTCTGTAGATGACGCGGCCACCGGCCATGCGCAGCAGAATATCGATCCCGTACCAGATGACCATGTGTCCGTCCCGGTTGACGCGTCCGGCGCAAACGAACCGCTCCACTCGGATTCGGAGGAGCCCGGGGATGCCGCCGTTGCTGTCCAGCGCATGCATTTTCGCTTCGAGGCCTGA
- a CDS encoding molecular chaperone: MTTENTARLEDISAEDVLRADLYDFLGAFLARQPSGILLTQTAELNGDDSDIGRGIAALARLADAVDPRDAHREFNALFIGLGRGELLPYGSYYLTGFLNEKPLARLRGDMARLGIEREDNVYEPEDNIASLCEMMAGLIRGRFGAPAGLSEQKQFFEAHLAPWAELFFKDLEAAEASVLYAPIGMIGRAFVHIEQEAFRMEG, translated from the coding sequence ATGACTACGGAAAACACAGCCCGGTTGGAAGATATCAGCGCCGAAGATGTGCTTCGGGCGGATTTGTACGATTTCCTGGGCGCATTTCTGGCGCGCCAGCCCTCCGGCATTCTCCTCACCCAGACTGCAGAATTAAACGGCGATGATAGCGACATCGGTCGTGGCATAGCGGCTCTGGCGCGCCTTGCGGATGCTGTCGATCCCAGGGATGCCCACCGCGAATTCAATGCCCTTTTCATCGGGTTGGGGCGCGGCGAATTGCTGCCTTATGGCAGTTATTATCTGACCGGATTTCTCAATGAAAAACCCCTAGCCAGATTGCGCGGCGATATGGCGCGTCTTGGCATCGAGCGGGAAGACAATGTCTATGAGCCGGAGGACAACATTGCGTCGCTTTGCGAAATGATGGCCGGTCTGATCCGCGGGCGCTTTGGTGCGCCGGCCGGTCTGTCTGAACAAAAGCAATTCTTTGAAGCCCATCTCGCGCCGTGGGCAGAGCTGTTCTTCAAGGATCTGGAAGCTGCCGAAGCATCGGTGCTCTATGCGCCAATCGGAATGATTGGCCGGGCCTTTGTGCATATTGAGCAGGAAGCGTTCCGGATGGAAGGGTAA
- a CDS encoding twin-arginine translocation signal domain-containing protein yields MSEKATTASRRDFLKLAGAGAPVAAVAAVTGGVEAEAAEPVTGEGLRKTDHVKKYLETARF; encoded by the coding sequence ATGAGCGAAAAAGCGACGACTGCCAGCCGGCGGGATTTTCTCAAGCTTGCAGGTGCCGGTGCGCCGGTTGCTGCCGTAGCGGCTGTTACTGGCGGCGTGGAAGCGGAAGCTGCCGAGCCGGTTACAGGTGAAGGTCTGCGCAAGACAGATCATGTGAAAAAATATCTGGAAACGGCACGATTCTGA
- a CDS encoding formate dehydrogenase subunit alpha — protein MLRKKTNGVARRSRDESVLSRVASTSIDRRGFLRGSGLAVGGLAALTATGGTVRRAGAQAATAGKVKNIKSVCTHCSVGCTVIAEVENGVWIGQEPGWDSPFNLGAHCAKGASVRSHAQGERRLKYPMKLVNGEWTRLSWDTAIDEIGDGMMKMREESGPDSVYWLGSAKHSNEQAYLFRKFAGYWGTNNVDHQARICHSTTVAGVANTWGYGAMTNSYNDIHNSKAIFIIGGNPAEAHPVSLLHILRAKEQNNAPLIVCDPRFTRTAAHADEYVRFRPGSDVALIWGLLWHIFENGWEDKEFIRTRVWGMDQIKEEVSKWTPEEVERVTGVPGSQMRRVARTMVNNRPGTVIWCMGGTQHTTGNNNTRAYCVLQLALGNMGTSGGGTNIFRGHDNVQGATDLGVLSHTLPGYYGLAMGSWAHWARVWEEDLDWLKGRFATIKGADGKDKNLITETGIPVSRWIDGVLEDVENMDQDTNVRAMVLWGHAPNSQTRMVEMKTAMEKLDMLVVVDPYPTVSAVLSDRKDGVYLLPASTQFETYGSVTASNRSLQWRDKVVEPLFESLPDHTILAKFAKKFGWADRFFRNIALDGDEPVVEDITREFNRGMWTVGYTGQSPERMKLHMANQHTFDRTTLQAIGGPADGDYYGLPWPCWGTPELGHPGTPNLYDMSKRVSEGGLTFRARFGVERNGDNLLAEGVYSLGSEIQDGYPEFTYAMLKELGWHTDLTDVERAEIARAGGIPEFQKGQEEVGEAGMSPFPSDFDDKVAKVNWKIDLSGGIQRVAIKHECAPFGNAKARAVVWTFPDPIPLHREPLYTNRRDLVEDYPTYEDRKFYRLPTLYATIQKQDFSKDYPMILTSGRLVEYEGGGDESRSNPWLAELQQDMFVEINPRDANNLGVRDGQQVWLEGPEGGKVKVMAMVTERVGSGVAFMPFHFGGQFQGEDQRHKYPKGADPYVLGESSNTAQTYGYDSVTQMQETKATLCKIWSA, from the coding sequence ATGCTTAGGAAAAAGACGAACGGGGTTGCGCGACGCTCCCGTGATGAGTCAGTCCTATCCCGTGTGGCATCGACTTCGATAGACCGGCGCGGATTTCTGCGCGGTTCCGGTCTCGCTGTCGGCGGACTGGCAGCGCTGACTGCAACTGGTGGCACAGTGCGCCGGGCAGGCGCCCAGGCTGCAACAGCTGGCAAGGTCAAGAACATCAAATCGGTTTGTACACATTGCTCGGTGGGTTGCACTGTCATTGCGGAAGTCGAGAATGGAGTATGGATCGGCCAGGAGCCTGGCTGGGACAGCCCGTTCAATCTGGGCGCTCATTGCGCCAAAGGCGCGTCAGTGCGCTCTCATGCCCAGGGCGAACGCCGTCTGAAATATCCGATGAAACTCGTCAATGGCGAATGGACCCGCTTGAGCTGGGATACCGCCATCGACGAGATCGGCGACGGCATGATGAAAATGCGCGAGGAAAGCGGCCCGGATTCGGTCTATTGGCTGGGCTCCGCCAAGCACAGCAACGAACAGGCTTACCTGTTCCGCAAGTTTGCCGGATATTGGGGCACCAATAATGTGGATCACCAGGCCCGCATCTGTCACTCAACCACAGTGGCCGGTGTCGCGAATACCTGGGGCTATGGAGCGATGACCAATAGCTACAATGACATTCACAACTCCAAGGCGATCTTCATCATCGGCGGAAATCCGGCGGAAGCTCATCCGGTTTCGCTGCTGCATATCTTGCGCGCAAAAGAGCAGAACAATGCGCCCCTGATCGTATGTGATCCGCGCTTCACCCGTACAGCTGCGCATGCCGATGAATATGTGCGCTTCCGTCCCGGTTCCGATGTGGCGCTGATCTGGGGTCTTTTGTGGCACATTTTCGAAAATGGCTGGGAAGACAAGGAATTCATCCGGACCCGCGTCTGGGGCATGGACCAGATCAAGGAAGAAGTTTCCAAATGGACCCCTGAAGAGGTTGAGCGCGTAACAGGCGTGCCGGGTTCGCAGATGCGCCGCGTTGCCCGTACAATGGTCAATAACCGGCCGGGCACCGTGATCTGGTGCATGGGTGGCACCCAGCACACTACCGGCAACAACAACACCAGGGCCTATTGTGTGCTCCAGTTGGCGCTCGGCAATATGGGCACCTCTGGCGGCGGCACCAATATTTTCCGCGGCCACGATAATGTGCAGGGCGCAACCGATCTGGGCGTTCTGTCCCATACTTTGCCGGGCTATTACGGTCTTGCAATGGGATCCTGGGCTCATTGGGCCCGAGTCTGGGAAGAAGATCTGGACTGGCTGAAAGGGCGGTTCGCAACAATCAAGGGTGCCGATGGCAAGGACAAGAACCTGATCACCGAGACAGGTATTCCCGTTTCGCGCTGGATCGATGGTGTTCTTGAAGATGTCGAGAACATGGATCAGGACACCAATGTCCGCGCCATGGTGCTGTGGGGTCATGCTCCGAATTCCCAGACCCGCATGGTTGAAATGAAAACGGCGATGGAAAAACTCGACATGCTTGTCGTGGTCGATCCCTATCCAACAGTGTCTGCCGTTCTGTCCGACCGCAAGGATGGCGTCTATCTGCTGCCAGCCAGCACGCAGTTTGAAACCTATGGCTCGGTGACCGCATCAAACCGCTCGCTGCAATGGCGCGACAAGGTGGTTGAGCCGCTGTTCGAAAGCCTTCCTGACCATACAATCCTGGCGAAATTCGCCAAGAAATTCGGTTGGGCAGACCGCTTCTTCCGCAACATTGCTCTGGACGGTGACGAGCCGGTGGTTGAAGACATCACCCGCGAGTTCAACCGCGGCATGTGGACGGTCGGCTATACCGGCCAGTCTCCGGAGCGGATGAAGCTTCACATGGCCAATCAGCATACCTTTGACCGCACCACGCTGCAGGCGATTGGCGGTCCTGCGGATGGTGATTATTACGGCCTGCCATGGCCTTGTTGGGGAACTCCTGAATTGGGCCATCCGGGAACACCGAACCTTTATGATATGTCGAAACGTGTCAGTGAAGGCGGCCTGACTTTCCGTGCCCGTTTCGGTGTGGAACGCAATGGTGACAATCTGCTGGCGGAAGGCGTCTATTCGCTCGGCTCTGAAATACAGGACGGTTATCCCGAATTCACCTATGCCATGTTGAAAGAGCTGGGCTGGCACACCGATCTGACCGATGTGGAGCGTGCAGAAATTGCACGCGCCGGCGGCATTCCGGAATTCCAGAAAGGTCAGGAGGAAGTCGGCGAAGCCGGCATGAGTCCATTCCCGTCAGACTTTGATGACAAGGTCGCAAAGGTGAACTGGAAGATCGATCTGTCCGGAGGCATTCAGCGGGTGGCCATCAAGCATGAATGCGCTCCCTTCGGCAATGCCAAGGCCCGAGCGGTGGTCTGGACTTTCCCGGACCCGATACCGCTGCATCGCGAACCGCTTTACACCAACCGCCGCGATCTGGTCGAAGATTATCCGACCTATGAAGATCGCAAGTTCTACCGTCTGCCGACGCTTTACGCCACGATCCAGAAGCAGGACTTCTCAAAGGATTATCCAATGATCCTGACATCCGGCCGGCTGGTCGAATATGAGGGCGGTGGTGATGAAAGCCGGTCCAATCCCTGGCTTGCGGAACTACAGCAGGACATGTTCGTGGAAATCAATCCACGGGATGCCAATAATCTTGGAGTTCGCGATGGTCAGCAGGTCTGGCTTGAAGGACCTGAGGGCGGCAAGGTGAAAGTCATGGCGATGGTTACGGAACGTGTCGGTTCCGGGGTAGCGTTCATGCCGTTCCACTTTGGCGGTCAGTTCCAGGGCGAGGACCAGCGACACAAATATCCAAAAGGTGCCGATCCATATGTGCTCGGTGAATCTTCAAACACAGCTCAGACTTACGGCTATGACTCGGTCACTCAAATGCAAGAGACCAAGGCAACGCTCTGTAAGATCTGGTCGGCATAG
- the fdh3B gene encoding formate dehydrogenase FDH3 subunit beta: protein MALGGQARAKFLCDAERCIECNACVTACKNEHEVPWGINRRRVVTINDGTPGERSISVACMHCSDAPCMAVCPVDCFYQTEDGIVLHSKDLCIGCGYCFYACPFGAPQYPQAGNFGSRGKMDKCTFCAGGPEEANSTVEFQKYGRNRIAEGKLPICAEMCSTKALLAGDGDDVSAIYRERVVARGFGSGAWGWGTAYGQKGN from the coding sequence ATGGCACTTGGAGGACAGGCTAGAGCCAAATTCCTGTGCGACGCGGAACGCTGTATCGAATGCAACGCCTGCGTCACTGCCTGCAAAAACGAGCATGAAGTGCCCTGGGGCATCAATCGCCGCCGTGTCGTGACCATCAATGATGGCACACCGGGAGAACGCTCCATTTCAGTTGCATGTATGCACTGTTCGGATGCGCCGTGTATGGCGGTGTGTCCGGTGGACTGCTTCTATCAGACCGAAGACGGCATTGTGCTTCACTCGAAGGATCTGTGCATCGGTTGCGGATATTGCTTCTATGCGTGTCCGTTCGGCGCGCCGCAATATCCTCAGGCCGGCAATTTCGGATCACGCGGCAAAATGGACAAATGTACGTTCTGTGCCGGCGGCCCGGAAGAAGCCAACTCGACCGTCGAGTTCCAGAAATACGGCCGTAACCGTATCGCGGAAGGCAAATTGCCGATCTGTGCGGAAATGTGCTCCACCAAGGCGTTGCTGGCTGGCGATGGTGACGATGTGTCCGCGATCTATCGCGAACGTGTCGTGGCCCGCGGCTTCGGTTCCGGCGCCTGGGGTTGGGGCACGGCTTATGGCCAGAAGGGCAATTAG
- a CDS encoding formate dehydrogenase subunit gamma: protein MFASSMFASVSAPLKMGFLKSLAVAFLMIIGTVFINSPMMAQTSGSAVRPPETVDPQVARPSTGGGQTLEDILRRQRGLPVDDAFRRAQTGARANADAITSQLGTRGAASDSDIFRQLRFGVGDVNVSTGRPVDTILIQDGGMRWLEWRKGPVARYGAYALGGMLVLLAVFYLIRGRIKVEHGLSGILIHRFSAIERFGHWLLAVSFILLALTGLWLLFGRTVLIEWFGIELYAQISSAGKWVHNNVAWAFMAGLVLVFFQWVLQNFPNRHDLVWLLKGGGIFKKGVHPPSKKFNAGQKIIFWSVILLGVSLSASGISLLFPFEFPLFAGTFAWLNEMGLLIGQNFNLPTELQPHQEMQYSQLWHTIVAFIMIVIILAHIYIGSVGMQGAFAAMGSGKVDKNWAREHHDLWVARIEAEQDGKARETALPAE, encoded by the coding sequence ATGTTTGCTTCCAGTATGTTCGCTTCAGTTTCAGCTCCACTGAAAATGGGTTTCCTGAAAAGTCTGGCTGTTGCGTTTCTGATGATAATCGGAACTGTTTTCATCAACAGCCCGATGATGGCGCAGACCTCCGGATCGGCAGTCAGGCCCCCTGAAACCGTGGATCCGCAGGTGGCCCGGCCCTCTACCGGCGGAGGCCAGACGCTTGAAGACATTCTGCGCCGTCAGCGTGGATTGCCGGTTGATGATGCGTTCCGGCGCGCGCAAACCGGCGCGCGGGCGAATGCCGATGCGATCACTTCACAACTTGGCACCAGAGGGGCGGCATCTGATTCAGATATCTTCCGGCAACTGCGCTTCGGCGTTGGTGATGTGAATGTCTCCACCGGCCGGCCGGTCGATACCATTCTCATTCAGGATGGCGGCATGCGCTGGCTGGAATGGCGCAAAGGGCCGGTGGCCCGATACGGTGCCTATGCACTTGGCGGTATGCTGGTGTTACTGGCCGTGTTTTATCTCATCCGTGGCCGCATCAAGGTTGAGCATGGCCTTTCCGGTATTCTGATCCACCGTTTCTCGGCGATCGAGCGTTTTGGCCATTGGCTGCTGGCGGTATCCTTTATCCTGCTGGCCCTGACCGGGCTGTGGCTGCTGTTCGGCCGAACGGTTCTGATTGAATGGTTCGGGATCGAGCTTTATGCGCAGATCTCCAGCGCCGGAAAATGGGTTCATAACAATGTCGCCTGGGCCTTTATGGCCGGACTTGTTCTGGTTTTCTTCCAGTGGGTATTGCAGAATTTTCCAAACCGCCACGACCTTGTCTGGTTGTTGAAGGGTGGCGGAATTTTCAAGAAGGGCGTTCACCCGCCGTCAAAAAAATTCAATGCCGGCCAGAAGATCATCTTTTGGAGCGTGATCTTGCTGGGCGTGTCGCTCTCCGCATCGGGTATTTCACTCCTGTTTCCATTTGAGTTTCCGCTGTTTGCCGGAACCTTTGCCTGGCTCAATGAAATGGGGTTGCTGATCGGCCAGAATTTCAATCTGCCCACCGAGCTTCAGCCGCATCAGGAAATGCAATATTCTCAATTGTGGCACACGATTGTTGCCTTCATCATGATTGTCATTATTTTAGCTCACATCTATATCGGTTCGGTGGGAATGCAGGGTGCGTTTGCGGCGATGGGTTCCGGCAAGGTGGACAAGAACTGGGCGAGGGAACATCACGATCTGTGGGTCGCCAGGATTGAGGCCGAACAGGATGGCAAGGCCAGAGAAACCGCGCTTCCGGCAGAATAG
- a CDS encoding c-type cytochrome → MFALSSLLAATLASANGGYERLAGHGGPVMGVATNPDNGTRLTASFDYSIGYWPASGTNHNAAPLWLEGHRAAANSVAFLGNHHAVSGGDDYALIIWDLQTGQPLHRLQGHQGKVQSVAVSPDARLIASAGWDGRAGLWDASTGQLLNWLQGHTSAVNDVAFSSDSAILYTASTDGTIRSWTIAEGSQRRVEVKHGFGVNTLVVNDAAGWLAYGGLDGGTRIIDIASGNVVADVTLDRRPILSLALSNDKTRLAVGDGDGYIMVLDTSDWTIARDFRAAKSGPVWALAYASDGRLLSGGLDRSATLWPQEGSAVVPGMAQQPFHRPPSEMQNGERQFVRKCSICHSLGTDPTRQAGPPLGGLFGRAAGTVSGYNYSPALRKADLIWGDETIDALFRVGPDELTPGSKMPMQRITAAQDRVDLVNYLRSATSDPKTSDPKTRDGGN, encoded by the coding sequence TTGTTTGCACTCTCAAGCCTGCTGGCGGCAACGCTGGCAAGCGCAAATGGCGGGTATGAACGCCTTGCCGGCCATGGCGGCCCGGTGATGGGCGTTGCCACCAACCCCGACAATGGCACCAGACTGACCGCAAGCTTTGATTATTCAATCGGTTACTGGCCCGCAAGTGGCACCAATCACAACGCCGCGCCGCTCTGGCTTGAAGGGCATCGGGCGGCTGCCAACAGCGTTGCGTTTCTAGGCAATCATCACGCTGTTTCCGGCGGCGATGATTACGCGCTTATTATCTGGGATCTGCAAACCGGTCAGCCGCTGCATCGTCTGCAAGGCCACCAGGGCAAGGTTCAGTCGGTTGCGGTTTCACCTGACGCCAGGCTGATCGCTTCGGCGGGCTGGGATGGACGCGCCGGCTTGTGGGATGCCAGCACCGGTCAGTTGCTGAACTGGCTGCAGGGCCATACCAGCGCTGTCAACGATGTCGCTTTCAGCAGTGACAGCGCAATTCTCTATACAGCGTCCACTGATGGCACAATCCGGAGCTGGACGATTGCCGAGGGATCGCAGCGCCGCGTTGAGGTCAAACACGGCTTTGGCGTCAATACGCTGGTGGTCAATGACGCGGCTGGATGGCTCGCTTATGGCGGCCTTGATGGCGGCACCCGCATTATCGATATTGCCAGCGGCAATGTGGTGGCGGATGTCACGCTTGACCGCCGCCCCATCCTTTCATTGGCTCTGAGCAATGACAAAACCCGGCTCGCGGTCGGCGATGGTGATGGCTATATCATGGTACTCGATACCTCCGACTGGACCATTGCGCGCGATTTTCGCGCTGCAAAATCAGGCCCGGTCTGGGCTTTGGCCTATGCCAGCGACGGCAGATTGCTGTCCGGCGGACTGGACCGGTCAGCGACACTCTGGCCGCAGGAGGGCAGTGCGGTTGTGCCGGGAATGGCGCAACAGCCGTTTCATCGCCCGCCCTCTGAAATGCAGAACGGCGAGCGCCAGTTCGTCCGCAAATGTTCGATCTGCCACAGTCTTGGAACCGACCCGACCCGGCAGGCCGGACCGCCGCTTGGAGGTCTGTTCGGCCGTGCCGCCGGAACCGTTTCGGGGTATAATTACTCGCCGGCCCTGCGTAAAGCGGACCTGATCTGGGGCGATGAAACCATTGATGCCCTGTTCCGGGTCGGACCGGACGAATTGACGCCAGGCTCGAAAATGCCGATGCAGAGAATTACCGCTGCGCAAGACCGGGTTGATCTGGTAAACTATCTCAGAAGTGCTACCAGCGACCCAAAAACCAGCGACCCGAAAACCAGAGATGGGGGAAATTGA
- a CDS encoding helix-turn-helix transcriptional regulator, with the protein MTEPQFLTTRELAELLRVKERKIYDLANAGELPCRRVTGKLLFPKSEIDAWLSDTAQPVATAATTLPNIVAGSHDPLLEWAIRESGCGLATFFDGSMDGIKQLQAGQALAAGLHLVEENGREWNLSFVREAFANAAMVLMQWAEREQGLILSRALQNVTSLSDLKGLRIAQRQPASGAGRLFHHALHASGMGPEDFEIPADFARTETDAALAVVSGRADAAPGLAGLARQFDLGFLPIATERYDLLIDRRSWFEPPMQTLLSFCRSLEFRQRADELGGYHLTGHGKIHWNG; encoded by the coding sequence ATGACTGAACCGCAATTCCTCACCACCAGAGAACTGGCAGAGCTTCTGCGTGTCAAGGAACGTAAAATCTACGATTTGGCGAATGCTGGCGAATTGCCCTGCCGCCGCGTTACCGGAAAGCTGCTTTTTCCCAAATCCGAAATTGATGCATGGCTGAGCGACACCGCACAGCCTGTCGCAACTGCCGCCACCACATTACCGAATATCGTCGCCGGCAGTCATGACCCGCTTCTTGAATGGGCTATTCGCGAAAGCGGATGCGGTCTTGCGACATTCTTTGATGGCAGTATGGACGGGATCAAACAGCTTCAGGCGGGGCAGGCTCTGGCTGCAGGACTTCATCTAGTCGAGGAAAACGGCCGTGAATGGAACCTGTCCTTTGTTCGCGAAGCCTTTGCGAATGCAGCTATGGTGCTGATGCAATGGGCAGAGCGCGAACAGGGCCTGATTCTGTCTCGCGCGCTGCAGAACGTCACTTCGTTGTCCGATTTGAAAGGCCTGCGGATTGCTCAGCGCCAGCCTGCATCCGGGGCCGGGCGGTTGTTTCATCACGCACTGCATGCCAGCGGGATGGGCCCGGAGGATTTTGAAATACCCGCAGATTTTGCCCGCACCGAGACCGATGCCGCTCTGGCTGTTGTCTCTGGCCGGGCCGATGCAGCGCCGGGGCTTGCCGGTCTGGCCCGGCAATTCGATCTGGGGTTTCTGCCAATTGCAACCGAGCGATATGATCTGCTGATTGACCGCCGCTCCTGGTTTGAGCCGCCAATGCAGACTTTACTGAGCTTTTGCCGCTCTTTGGAATTCCGGCAACGGGCTGACGAGCTGGGCGGTTACCACCTGACCGGCCATGGAAAAATTCATTGGAACGGATAA
- a CDS encoding substrate-binding domain-containing protein, with product MTRMIAFFLCLTMAGLSAGPALARAFIIVQSTTSTQNSGLYDAILPQFTAASNIEVRVVAVGTGQAIKNAKNCDGDVLLVHAKASEEDFVAAGYGLTRSDVMYNDFVIVGPQNDPAGIAGSTDATTALQMIAAKGSVFASRGDDSGTHKKELSLWNKAGIDAVAASGGWYRETGSGMGATLNVSVGMDAYVMTDRATWIAFGNKVNHRILVEGDPALFNQYGIIDINPARCPNVKTEMASKFINWILSSQGQSAIAAYRKKGQQLFFPNAH from the coding sequence ATGACCCGGATGATAGCCTTCTTTCTCTGTCTCACTATGGCCGGTCTGTCCGCCGGCCCCGCATTGGCCAGGGCATTCATCATCGTGCAATCCACCACTTCGACGCAGAATTCGGGTCTCTATGATGCCATCTTGCCGCAATTTACCGCGGCTTCGAATATCGAGGTACGGGTTGTCGCCGTGGGAACCGGTCAGGCTATCAAAAATGCCAAAAACTGCGATGGCGATGTGTTGCTGGTTCACGCCAAAGCGTCGGAAGAAGACTTCGTCGCCGCAGGCTATGGGCTGACGCGGTCTGACGTGATGTATAATGATTTTGTCATTGTGGGACCGCAGAACGACCCTGCGGGAATCGCAGGCAGTACAGACGCAACAACGGCTTTGCAGATGATCGCAGCTAAAGGCTCTGTCTTTGCCTCCAGAGGTGACGACAGCGGCACTCATAAAAAGGAACTCTCGCTGTGGAACAAGGCTGGCATCGACGCGGTGGCCGCCAGCGGAGGCTGGTATCGCGAAACCGGCTCCGGCATGGGAGCAACGCTCAATGTCAGTGTCGGGATGGATGCCTATGTGATGACCGACAGGGCCACCTGGATCGCGTTCGGCAACAAGGTCAATCACAGGATTCTGGTTGAAGGGGACCCGGCACTGTTCAACCAATATGGCATCATTGATATCAATCCTGCGCGCTGCCCGAATGTGAAAACCGAAATGGCAAGCAAATTCATCAACTGGATTCTGTCATCGCAAGGCCAGAGCGCAATTGCCGCCTACCGCAAAAAGGGCCAGCAACTGTTCTTTCCGAATGCGCATTAG